One Deltaproteobacteria bacterium DNA segment encodes these proteins:
- a CDS encoding leucine--tRNA ligase, with amino-acid sequence MEERYNPAQIEARWQAEWEKTGLFKVIEDESREKYYLMEMFPYPSGKIHMGHVRNYTIGDVVARYKRMKGYNVLHPMGWDAFGMPAENAAISNNTHPAAWTYENIAYMTRQLKKMGFSYDWDRELATCKPEYYRWEQWLFLKMLARDMAYRKEADVNWCNTCQTVLANEQVEDGCCWRCGKEVAPKKLNQWFFRITSYADDLLDYCNKLPGWPEKVLTMQANWIGKSHGAEIVFAMEGRRETIKVFTTRPDTLFGATLMVLAPEHPFVREFCAGTPQEAAVLEFVERMAKPDKVRYEDKDLEKEGVFTGAFCINPVNGRKMPVYSANFALMSYGTGAVMSVPAHDQRDFEFARKYDLPIIPVIMPEGETLDAAAMTEAYTGPGFLANSGEFDGMANEAAKDAICAHLNQRGIGGKTVNFRLRDWGISRQRYWGAPIPVIHCKTCGIVPVPESDLPILLPEDANLLPGGKSPLPDHPYFAKTRCPRCGDENARRETDTMDTFVESSWYFERYCSPRWDKGMFDEKAAAYWMPVDQYIGGVEHAILHLLYSRYFTRVLHDFGLVPFKEPFTRLLTQGMVCKETTHCEKDGYLFPQEVEGTGEKRTCKKCGGPVVVGRKEKMSKSKKNVIDPGDLIDRYGADVVRLFCLFAAPPESDLEWSEQGVEGASRFMNRVWRMVLGWKDKIAGIKPYRGPVADLPEDAAALYRKTHKTIAKVSRDIEDRYHFNTAIAALMELVNVVYETDSQAGTSKLFNRVMAGAVESTVTLLSPMVPHFSEELWVALGNAPSILDTPWPSFDPEALEDDTVLVVIQVNGKLRGKITVSVDAPDEDVKALALEDAGVKKFVDGKTIRKVVYVKNKLVNVVVG; translated from the coding sequence ATGGAAGAAAGATACAATCCGGCCCAAATCGAGGCCAGGTGGCAGGCGGAATGGGAAAAAACCGGGCTTTTCAAGGTTATCGAGGATGAGTCACGGGAAAAGTATTATCTCATGGAGATGTTTCCCTACCCGTCGGGAAAAATCCACATGGGCCACGTGCGCAACTATACAATCGGCGACGTGGTGGCCCGCTACAAAAGGATGAAGGGCTATAATGTGCTTCATCCCATGGGCTGGGATGCATTCGGAATGCCCGCCGAAAACGCGGCCATTTCCAACAACACCCACCCCGCCGCCTGGACTTATGAAAACATAGCTTACATGACCCGGCAGCTCAAAAAAATGGGCTTTTCCTACGACTGGGACCGGGAGCTTGCCACCTGCAAGCCCGAATATTACCGCTGGGAGCAGTGGCTTTTCCTCAAAATGCTTGCGCGTGACATGGCCTACCGCAAGGAGGCGGACGTCAACTGGTGCAACACCTGCCAGACGGTTCTTGCAAACGAGCAGGTGGAAGACGGCTGCTGCTGGCGTTGCGGCAAGGAAGTGGCCCCCAAGAAGCTTAACCAGTGGTTTTTCCGCATCACGAGCTACGCTGACGATCTTCTGGATTATTGCAACAAGCTCCCCGGTTGGCCCGAAAAGGTCCTCACCATGCAGGCCAACTGGATCGGAAAAAGCCACGGGGCGGAGATTGTTTTTGCGATGGAGGGCAGGAGAGAGACCATAAAGGTTTTCACAACCCGCCCGGACACCCTTTTCGGGGCGACGCTAATGGTGCTTGCACCGGAACATCCTTTTGTCAGGGAGTTCTGCGCCGGAACACCCCAGGAAGCGGCTGTCCTTGAATTCGTGGAGCGCATGGCCAAGCCCGACAAGGTGCGGTACGAGGACAAGGACCTGGAAAAAGAGGGCGTGTTCACGGGCGCATTCTGCATAAACCCGGTGAACGGGCGCAAGATGCCCGTCTATTCCGCGAATTTCGCCCTGATGAGCTACGGCACAGGTGCGGTGATGAGCGTTCCGGCCCACGACCAGCGCGATTTCGAGTTCGCCCGCAAATACGATCTTCCCATAATTCCGGTGATAATGCCCGAAGGCGAAACCCTTGACGCCGCCGCCATGACCGAAGCCTACACCGGCCCCGGTTTCCTGGCCAATTCCGGCGAGTTCGACGGCATGGCCAATGAGGCCGCCAAGGACGCCATCTGCGCCCATCTGAATCAACGGGGGATAGGCGGAAAAACCGTCAATTTCAGGCTCAGGGACTGGGGCATCTCCCGCCAGCGCTATTGGGGTGCGCCCATTCCGGTCATCCACTGCAAAACCTGCGGAATAGTGCCCGTGCCGGAGAGCGACCTTCCCATTCTTCTCCCGGAGGACGCAAACCTTCTGCCGGGTGGAAAATCGCCGCTTCCCGATCATCCTTATTTCGCCAAGACCCGCTGCCCCAGGTGCGGCGACGAAAACGCGCGCCGGGAAACCGACACCATGGACACCTTCGTGGAGTCCTCCTGGTATTTCGAGCGCTACTGCAGCCCGCGCTGGGACAAGGGCATGTTCGACGAGAAGGCCGCCGCATACTGGATGCCCGTTGACCAATATATAGGAGGCGTGGAGCACGCCATCCTGCACCTTCTGTATTCGCGCTACTTCACCCGCGTATTGCACGACTTCGGCCTCGTGCCCTTCAAGGAGCCCTTCACCCGACTGCTCACCCAGGGCATGGTGTGCAAGGAAACCACCCACTGCGAAAAGGACGGCTATCTCTTCCCCCAGGAGGTGGAGGGAACCGGCGAAAAGCGCACCTGCAAAAAGTGCGGTGGGCCGGTGGTTGTTGGGCGCAAGGAGAAGATGAGCAAGTCCAAGAAGAACGTCATCGACCCGGGGGACCTCATCGACCGTTACGGAGCGGACGTTGTGCGGCTCTTCTGCCTTTTCGCGGCTCCGCCGGAGAGCGATCTCGAATGGAGCGAGCAGGGGGTTGAAGGCGCTTCCCGTTTCATGAACCGGGTTTGGCGCATGGTTTTGGGCTGGAAGGACAAAATCGCCGGAATCAAGCCGTACAGGGGCCCTGTGGCCGATCTGCCCGAAGACGCGGCGGCCCTTTACCGCAAGACCCATAAGACCATAGCCAAGGTCAGCCGGGACATCGAGGACCGCTATCACTTCAACACCGCAATCGCGGCCCTTATGGAACTCGTGAACGTGGTTTATGAGACCGACTCCCAGGCGGGAACCTCAAAGCTCTTCAACCGGGTAATGGCTGGAGCGGTGGAAAGCACGGTGACCCTGCTCTCTCCCATGGTTCCGCATTTTTCCGAGGAGCTTTGGGTGGCCCTGGGCAATGCCCCAAGCATTCTCGACACCCCCTGGCCTTCCTTTGACCCGGAAGCCCTTGAAGACGACACCGTTCTGGTGGTGATCCAGGTCAACGGGAAACTTCGCGGAAAGATCACGGTTTCCGTGGATGCCCCGGACGAGGATGTGAAGGCCCTGGCTCTGGAAGACGCCGGGGTAAAAAAATTTGTGGACGGCAAAACCATCCGCAAGGTGGTTTATGTCAAGAACAAGCTGGTGAACGTGGTGGTTGGCTGA
- the dctP gene encoding TRAP transporter substrate-binding protein DctP, whose protein sequence is MARGKLRPLILLTLLVIGLVPASQALAEKRAVVWKVATLAPKNVGWGQQVQSLVVPWIRDSTNDELKLKIYWGGVMGNDNEYLQKMKIGQLQGAGISGAGANLACPELSVLGLPFLIRNYQEVDYLRTMMFATFDYYFDQRGYKMLMWMDQDFDQLYSTRFPMNTLEDFKRCRFQNWYGPLEAATVKALGGQPIVTTVIEGHSAFKSGVIDTAFAPAVYYAGSQLFQVMKYVNPLNIRYAPALIVITEKEWSALPEEYQDNLDSARGKVQAAFVKGIRDENKRALEGMIKYGIKHTEFAAETRAEAMRRTRPVWDQLAGKLYPRSLLEEVLKYLESFRAGKAIKTPRFKAGASTGAKPPVPVASPAAVQPVPAAKGGDSDTSELSAWEKRKIQVRKVQEKLAAMGYYKSDIDGVFGPITQEAILDYQEAKGLIESGAIDRRLLRSMGIAN, encoded by the coding sequence ATGGCCCGTGGAAAGTTACGCCCTCTGATCCTGTTAACGCTTCTGGTTATCGGCCTTGTTCCGGCATCACAGGCCCTGGCCGAGAAACGCGCCGTCGTATGGAAGGTCGCCACCCTTGCGCCCAAGAATGTGGGCTGGGGTCAGCAGGTGCAGTCTTTGGTCGTGCCATGGATACGGGACTCCACCAATGACGAGCTGAAGTTGAAGATTTACTGGGGCGGGGTCATGGGCAACGACAACGAATATCTCCAGAAAATGAAGATTGGCCAGCTCCAGGGGGCGGGGATATCCGGGGCAGGGGCCAATCTGGCTTGCCCGGAGCTTTCCGTGCTGGGCCTGCCCTTTCTTATCAGGAACTACCAAGAGGTGGATTATCTCCGTACCATGATGTTCGCCACCTTTGACTATTATTTTGATCAAAGAGGCTACAAGATGCTCATGTGGATGGACCAGGACTTCGACCAGCTCTATTCCACGCGCTTTCCGATGAACACCCTGGAAGATTTCAAGCGCTGCAGGTTCCAGAACTGGTACGGCCCCCTGGAAGCCGCCACGGTGAAGGCCCTGGGCGGGCAACCCATTGTCACCACGGTCATAGAGGGCCACTCAGCCTTTAAAAGCGGAGTGATCGACACGGCCTTCGCTCCTGCCGTTTATTATGCCGGAAGCCAGCTTTTTCAGGTGATGAAGTACGTGAATCCCCTGAATATACGCTATGCCCCGGCACTCATAGTGATCACTGAAAAAGAATGGAGCGCGCTTCCCGAGGAATACCAGGACAACCTTGACAGCGCGCGCGGCAAGGTCCAGGCGGCCTTCGTAAAGGGCATCCGGGATGAAAACAAGCGCGCCCTGGAGGGCATGATCAAATACGGAATAAAGCACACCGAGTTTGCGGCGGAAACCAGGGCTGAGGCCATGAGGCGCACCCGCCCGGTCTGGGACCAGCTTGCAGGCAAGCTCTACCCCAGAAGCCTTCTGGAAGAGGTTTTAAAGTATCTCGAAAGCTTCAGGGCCGGAAAAGCCATAAAGACTCCTCGTTTCAAGGCAGGCGCGTCAACCGGTGCCAAGCCTCCCGTCCCGGTCGCCTCCCCGGCGGCGGTCCAGCCCGTGCCTGCGGCAAAGGGCGGAGATTCGGATACTTCAGAGTTGAGCGCCTGGGAAAAGCGCAAGATACAGGTGCGCAAGGTTCAGGAAAAGCTCGCGGCCATGGGGTACTACAAATCGGATATCGACGGCGTCTTCGGCCCCATAACCCAGGAGGCCATTCTCGATTACCAGGAAGCCAAGGGCCTGATCGAAAGCGGAGCGATCGACCGCAGGCTTTTGCGTTCAATGGGTATCGCCAACTAG